CCTGGGCGGCTCTTCCGGGCTGTTCCGCTGCCAGGGCGTCAATTTCGCCTTGCTGAGCGCGTTCGACGCGTTCGGCCACGATGTCGACATCGAGCGCAATGCGTACGCGATCGAACTCGACCGCGCACTCGACAACCGCTATCGCATCGGGGTGGATTACACCCACGTGTTCGTGGACCTCGACGACTGCCTGCTGATACACGGGCGGCTGAATCATCAACTCGTCGGATTCCTGTACAAGGCCGTTTCTGCCGGGAAACACCTGACGCTATTGACCCGACACCGACGCGCCCCGGACGAAACCCTGCGCGCCCTGCGCATCCGCGAACTGTTCGACCGCGTCATCCACATCACCGACGGCAGCCCCAAGTCCGCTCATATCGACGAGGAGCGCGCGATCTTCATCGACGATTCGTTCGCCGAGCGGCGCGAGGTTGCCCACCGGCATCGCGTCCCGACATTCTCGCCAGACATGGTCGAGTGCCTGCTTTAGGATCGGCCCAGGCGTCACGGCAACGCCCACCATCCGCCGCCGACATTGCCCCGGAATCAGACATGGATACACCGCGAAACGCCCCCGAAGCCCCCGCCGCAGAGGACACGCCTTCTCCACGCAAGCAGATCGCCTTCAGCGGCACGGACCCGATCCGTGCAGCCTTGGGCGAACTGCGTGAAATCACCGAAGACCTGCTGCCCCAGTTCGGCGACGAGGTGTGGAACAAGCACAGCATGGTGACGATGAACGTCGCTGCGCTGTCCCGCGTCCTTTACCTGAACAACCTGTATCTCAAGATCCTGGACGTGCCCGGGGTGATTTGCGAATTCGGCGTGCAATGGGGCGCCACGATGACGCAATTGATCAATCTGCGCAGCGTCTACGAACCTTTCAATCACAGCCGCACCATCTACGGTTTCGACACCTTCGAGGGCTTCCCCGCGGTTCATCCGCAGGATGGAAACCTCGTCCGTTCGCGCGACCTGTCGACCGCCGCAGGGCATGAACAGACGCTGGAGCGGATTCTCCATCTGATGGAGCAGTTCCCGCCGCTTCCCCACCTCAAGAAGCACGCGCTGATCAAGGGCGACGCCAGCCACACCATCGATGAATGGCTGGAGAGCAATCCGCACGCGATCATCTCGCTCGCCATCTTCGACATGGATCTCTACGCGCCGACGAAAACCGTGCTGGAAAAAATCCGCCCGCGGCTGGTCAAAGGATCGGTACTTGCATTCGACGAACTGAACTGCCGCTACTTTCCCGGTGAAACGACCGCCCTGGACGAAGCGATCGGCCTCAACAACCTTCGCCTGTACCGAAGCCCGCACCACCCGTTCGGCGCCTGGGCCGTTTTCGGCGAATAGACCTGCGGTTAGCGCACCCAGCGAAGATCTGACGAGGGCCGGCGCTGCGCACTGAGCCCCCGGCGCCCGTCGCCACCGTTTTCCACCGGCGGAATCGCCTTCCATGGCCTGAATACCATGAGTCGCATGTACAAGCTGAAAGCGTCGCTGCTAAGGCGCGCCGACAGACCCACGATCGACCTTTCTCAACTCGAAAGCATCTCGCCCCCTGCCAGCGAAGCCGAACTGGTCGGCCGCTGGCGGGCGGACGCGCCCTGCGTGGTCAGCATCTGCATGCTCACCTACAACCACGCGCCCTATCTGCGCAAGGCGCTGGACGGCATTCTCGGCCAGCAAACCGACTTCGGCTTTGAAATCCTGATTCACGACGACGCTTCGACGGACGGTACGCAGGACATCATCAGGGAATACCAGCTTCGCTACCCGACGGTGATCAAGCCGATCCTCCAAACCGAGAATCAATGGTCCCAGGGGGTCAATCCTTCGATCACGTACAACTACCCGCGGGCCAACGCCGAATTCGTGACCTGGTGCGAAGGCGACGACATGTGGACCGACCCGCTCAAGCTGGCGCTCCAGGTCGACGGACTGCGCCGCCACCCCTCGATCAATCTTTCGTTTCACCAGGCGGTCCTGGTGCACTACGGGCAGAAGTGCGTCAAACCCTATCTGATCGGCGACTACGCCGACAGCGACCGGATCGTGTCTTTCCACGAGGCGATCTACCGGCCCCAGGGGCTGATTCCGACGGCATCGTGCATGGTGCGCTGGAGCGTCAAGCAAAAGCTCGCCGAGTTCATGAAAACGCGCGGCTATATCCGCGGCGGCGACGTCTTCCTGCAGATGTTCGGTGCGATGGGTGATGGCGCGCTGTACCACGCCAAGCCGATGTCCATCTATCGCTTCCAGACCAGGCACTCGCTGACGCGAGGCATGCGGGACGAAATCGAGAAACTGGCCAATCATCAGGCGGCGGTCATCCGTGCCTACCTGGAGATCAACCGCGAAACCGGCGGCAGCTTGTCGCGCGAGCTGAAGACCCTGATCTTCCAGCGGATCCTGTGGCTGTTCAATCGGGAACCCGTTCCGCCGCAGATCATCCGTTCGCTCAATCTGGATGCGCTGATGCGGGAATTCCTCAAGATCAAGCGCGCCATTCACCGCAAAGCAGTCGAATTGAACGAGAGCCCGCGCAACCACGTCATTTACGGGTGCGGCTCAGGCTGCACGATGATCATGAAGAAGATTGATCAGGCCAAGGTCAGTTGCATCGTGGATCGCGACGGGAAATGGATCGGCGAAGAGATTTTCGAGAAGCCCATCGTCTCCGCGGACGAAATCGCGAAATTCCCCGACTGCAACCTGATCGTCAGCACGCTTGCCCCCGACAAGCGCGCCATTGAACGGCTGGCGGCCCGCCACGGGGTGAAACCCGAACGCATTCATTATTTCTTCGACGACCTCGTCGAGGCCATCGATATGAACCTGCTGTCGCGGGAAGCGCACGACCTGCCTTACGACTTTTCGGGCCAGCGCCCGCCCGGGTGGTGGCCGAGAAACGAAACCCGCACCGTTTCTTCAACCACCTGCTGAAGCGCTCGTGCGCCACTCAATCAAACATCGGGAGCGAGAAACGACATGAAAACGAAGATCGTGTATGTCGGCATGAGCGCCGACCTCGTCCACTCAGGCCACCTGAACATCATCCGCCACGCCGCAAGCCTGGGCGAAGTCGTGATCGGACTGCTGACCGACAAGGCCATTGCAAGTTACAAGCGCATTCCGTACATGCCCTTCGAGCAAAGGATGGCGGTGGTCGAGAATATCAAGGGCGTCTCGCGCGTGGTGCCCCAGACGACGCTCGACTACACGCCGAATCTCGAATTGCTCAAACCCGACTACGTGGTGCACGGCGATGACTGGCGCGAAGGCGTCCAGCGCGAAACGCGGCAGAAAGTCATCGACACGCTCAAGCAATGGGGCGGCGAACTGGTGGAGATTCCTTACACCGCCGGCATTTCATCCACCCGTCTGCAGGCCGCGATCAAGGAAATCGGCACCACGCCCGACATCCGGCGCAGCGCCCTGCGCCGCCTGCTGCAGGTCAAGCCGCTGATCCGCTTTCTCGATATCCATAACGCCCTCTCGGGGCTGATCATCGAGCACACCGCGGTGGATACGCCCAGCGGACGACGCGAGTTCGACGGCATGTGGGGCAGCAGCCTGACCGACTCGACCGCGAAGGGAAAACCGGACATCGAGGCGGTCGACGTTTCCGCCCGGGTGCAGACGCTCAACGAAGTCCTGGAAGTCACCACCAAGCCCATCATCTACGACGGCGATACCGGCGGTCAGCCCGAACATTTCAACTTCACGGTCCGCACGCTGGAGCGCCTGGGCATCTCGGCGATCGTCATCGAGGACAAGACCGGGCTGAAGCGCAATTCGCTGTTCGGCAACGACGTGCCGCAAACGCAGGAGAGCATCGAGAACTTCTGCAACAAGATCCGCACCGGCAAGCGCGCGCAGGCGACCGACGAGTTCATGATCATCGCCCGCATCGAAAGCCTCATCCTGGACAAGGGCGTCGATGATGCGATCGAACGTGCGCAAGCCTATCTGGCCGCGGGCGCGGACGGCATCATGATCCACAGCCGCAAGACCACGCCCGACGAAATCTTCGCGTTCTGCGAGCGCTACCGCCAGCTCGAAAACCGCAAGTACCTGGTGGCGGTGCCGTCCACCTACAACACCGTCACCGAAGAAGAACTGCAGCAACGCGGCGTGAACATCGTCATCTACGCCAACCACCTGTTGCGCAGCGCGTACCCGGCCATGGTCGAGACCGCCAGGTGCATCCTGGAGCATCACCGCTCCTCCGAGTGCGACGCCCGGCTGCTTCCGATCAACGATATATTGGCACTCATTCCAGGCACCCGATGATGATCGATCCCGGCCATTTCCTCGATTCCCTGCGCCGTCGCGGCGTCGACTTCTTTACCGGCGTTCCCGATTCGCTGCTGGCGAGTTTCTGCGCCTATGTGGACGATCACTGCGCGGACGGCCAGCACGTGATCGCGGCCAATGAAGGCAATGCGGTGGCGATGGCGCTTGGCCACCACCTGGCAACCGGCAGCACCGCGGCCGTCTATATGCAGAACTCGGGCCTCGGCAACGCCGTCAATCCCTTGACCTCCCTCGCCGACGGCGAGGTGTATCGCGTGCCGATGCTGCTCATCGTCGGATGGCGGGGAGAACCCGGCATCAAGGACGAACCCCAGCATCGCAAGCAGGGCCGGATCACGCGCCCGCAACTGGACGTGCTGGAAATTCCCCACTGGGTCGTGCAGGGCGACAGCGACATCGAGGCGATCCTCGACGAGGCGTTCCGCGCGATGGCGAACACCGGCGCCCCGGTGGCGCTCGTGGTGCGCAAGGACGCGTTCGGCGACTATCAAGGCCAGCGGAAGTCGGCGCCGCTCTCCGCCCTGCTGCGTGAAGACGCGCTGCGCCGCATCCTCGAACTGGCAGCGCCCGACGACCTCATTGTCTCGACCACCGGCAAGACGTCGCGCGAACTGTTCGACCTCCGCGTCGCGCGGGGCGAGGCGCAGCAGGACTTCCTGACCGTGGGCGGCATGGGACACACCGCTTCCATCGCGCTCGGCGTCGCGATGCGTCAAGCGGGGCGGCGGGTGATCTGCCTCGATGGCGACGGCTCGCTGCTGATGCACATGGGGGCGATGGCCGTGATCGCGCAACAGAAACCCGCGCGTTTCGTCCACGTCCTGCTGAACAACGGCGCCCACGAATCCGTTGGCGGCCAGGCCACCGCCGCCCCGCGGGTCGATTTCGGGAAACTGTCGGACGCGGTCGGATACGCCGGCTATGCGTGCGCCGACACGCTCGACAGCCTGAGCACCGCGTGGGCGCAGGTCGCCGAGGCAAACGGGCCGGTGTTGCTGGAATTGAAGCTGCGCTGCGGCTCGCGCAAGGATCTCGGACGGCCGACCACGAGCACCTGGGACAACAAGCAGGCCTTCATGGAAGCCGCCGGTGACTGACACCGTGCCGCTTACCGCCTGGAGCTACCACAACCCGGTCAGGGTCGTCGGCGCCGGCCTGTCGACGCTGGCCCCGCAGTTGCCGCACGGAAGGCGTGTATTGCTGGTGACCAGCCGCGGCGCCGCGGAGCGGGGAATCGCCCGTCAGCTCGAAGCGGCGCTGCCCGGCCGGACGGTCGCGCTACTGGATGATGTCGTCCCCAACCCCGACCTCCGCTACCTGGACGAAACGGCTGCCCGCCTGCGGGGTACGGAAATCGATCTGGTGATCGCGCTCGGCGGCGGCAGCGTTCTCGACGCGGGCAAGGTGCTCGCCCTCCTCCTGCGCCGTCCGGAACCCGATCTGCTCACGCAGTGCTTCCGCAACAGGCGCGATGTCGCGTGGACCGAGCGGCTGCCCTTGGTCGCCATTCCGACCACGGCGGGCACCGGTGCCGAAGTGACGCCGTTCGCGACGGTGTGGGATCACGAACGCAGCGCCAAGCACTCGCTCGCCACCCCCTTCGCCTATCCTGACCTTGCGGTGCTGGACGCAGCGCTGACGCTGACGCTTCCGCCGGAGCACACCTTGTACCCGGCGCTGGACGCCCTGTCCCACGCACTGGAGTCGCTGTGGAACCGCAGCGCGACGCCGGTCAGCCGCGGGCTGGCCCTTCAGGCCCTGGCGCTGGCCGGCCGCGCGCTACCCGAGGTGCTTGCGCAGCCGGGCAATCTCGCGCGCCGGGCAGACATGCAACACGCCAGCCTCCTTGCCGGCATGGCGATCAGTCAGACGAGGACCGCGGTCGCCCATGCGATTTCCTACCCCCTGACCCTCCACCACGGCGTTCCCCACGGGCTCGCCTGCAGCTTCACGCTGCCCACGCTCCTGCGCACCAACCTCGACCGCATTGCGCACAACCCGTCGGAACGCCTGCTGCTGGAAGCGGTGCTGGCGATGCTCGACACCTTCGGCCTGGGCCAGCGCCTGCTCCAGTATCTGCAGCGCGATGACGTGCGGCGGCTGCATGGCGAAATGTTTACCGCCGAGCGCAGCAACAACTACAACGGGGTTCCGTTCGCCGACGTGGCCGAGATCATCGATTCCGCCCTCGCGCAGACGGGCAAGGACTAGCAAGCACGGCAAGACATGCTCGAGAAGACCCTTTTCGCAATCCTGCATCCGCTGTGGCGCCTCTACGACCTGATCGCCCCGAAGCGGGCAGACCACTGGGCGTTTACCACCCACCA
Above is a window of Azoarcus olearius DNA encoding:
- a CDS encoding TylF/MycF/NovP-related O-methyltransferase, whose amino-acid sequence is MDTPRNAPEAPAAEDTPSPRKQIAFSGTDPIRAALGELREITEDLLPQFGDEVWNKHSMVTMNVAALSRVLYLNNLYLKILDVPGVICEFGVQWGATMTQLINLRSVYEPFNHSRTIYGFDTFEGFPAVHPQDGNLVRSRDLSTAAGHEQTLERILHLMEQFPPLPHLKKHALIKGDASHTIDEWLESNPHAIISLAIFDMDLYAPTKTVLEKIRPRLVKGSVLAFDELNCRYFPGETTALDEAIGLNNLRLYRSPHHPFGAWAVFGE
- a CDS encoding glycosyltransferase, which translates into the protein MYKLKASLLRRADRPTIDLSQLESISPPASEAELVGRWRADAPCVVSICMLTYNHAPYLRKALDGILGQQTDFGFEILIHDDASTDGTQDIIREYQLRYPTVIKPILQTENQWSQGVNPSITYNYPRANAEFVTWCEGDDMWTDPLKLALQVDGLRRHPSINLSFHQAVLVHYGQKCVKPYLIGDYADSDRIVSFHEAIYRPQGLIPTASCMVRWSVKQKLAEFMKTRGYIRGGDVFLQMFGAMGDGALYHAKPMSIYRFQTRHSLTRGMRDEIEKLANHQAAVIRAYLEINRETGGSLSRELKTLIFQRILWLFNREPVPPQIIRSLNLDALMREFLKIKRAIHRKAVELNESPRNHVIYGCGSGCTMIMKKIDQAKVSCIVDRDGKWIGEEIFEKPIVSADEIAKFPDCNLIVSTLAPDKRAIERLAARHGVKPERIHYFFDDLVEAIDMNLLSREAHDLPYDFSGQRPPGWWPRNETRTVSSTTC
- the aepX gene encoding phosphoenolpyruvate mutase; amino-acid sequence: MKTKIVYVGMSADLVHSGHLNIIRHAASLGEVVIGLLTDKAIASYKRIPYMPFEQRMAVVENIKGVSRVVPQTTLDYTPNLELLKPDYVVHGDDWREGVQRETRQKVIDTLKQWGGELVEIPYTAGISSTRLQAAIKEIGTTPDIRRSALRRLLQVKPLIRFLDIHNALSGLIIEHTAVDTPSGRREFDGMWGSSLTDSTAKGKPDIEAVDVSARVQTLNEVLEVTTKPIIYDGDTGGQPEHFNFTVRTLERLGISAIVIEDKTGLKRNSLFGNDVPQTQESIENFCNKIRTGKRAQATDEFMIIARIESLILDKGVDDAIERAQAYLAAGADGIMIHSRKTTPDEIFAFCERYRQLENRKYLVAVPSTYNTVTEEELQQRGVNIVIYANHLLRSAYPAMVETARCILEHHRSSECDARLLPINDILALIPGTR
- the aepY gene encoding phosphonopyruvate decarboxylase, which produces MMIDPGHFLDSLRRRGVDFFTGVPDSLLASFCAYVDDHCADGQHVIAANEGNAVAMALGHHLATGSTAAVYMQNSGLGNAVNPLTSLADGEVYRVPMLLIVGWRGEPGIKDEPQHRKQGRITRPQLDVLEIPHWVVQGDSDIEAILDEAFRAMANTGAPVALVVRKDAFGDYQGQRKSAPLSALLREDALRRILELAAPDDLIVSTTGKTSRELFDLRVARGEAQQDFLTVGGMGHTASIALGVAMRQAGRRVICLDGDGSLLMHMGAMAVIAQQKPARFVHVLLNNGAHESVGGQATAAPRVDFGKLSDAVGYAGYACADTLDSLSTAWAQVAEANGPVLLELKLRCGSRKDLGRPTTSTWDNKQAFMEAAGD
- the psrA gene encoding iron-containing alcohol dehydrogenase PsrA, whose translation is MTDTVPLTAWSYHNPVRVVGAGLSTLAPQLPHGRRVLLVTSRGAAERGIARQLEAALPGRTVALLDDVVPNPDLRYLDETAARLRGTEIDLVIALGGGSVLDAGKVLALLLRRPEPDLLTQCFRNRRDVAWTERLPLVAIPTTAGTGAEVTPFATVWDHERSAKHSLATPFAYPDLAVLDAALTLTLPPEHTLYPALDALSHALESLWNRSATPVSRGLALQALALAGRALPEVLAQPGNLARRADMQHASLLAGMAISQTRTAVAHAISYPLTLHHGVPHGLACSFTLPTLLRTNLDRIAHNPSERLLLEAVLAMLDTFGLGQRLLQYLQRDDVRRLHGEMFTAERSNNYNGVPFADVAEIIDSALAQTGKD